In Vicia villosa cultivar HV-30 ecotype Madison, WI unplaced genomic scaffold, Vvil1.0 ctg.000318F_1_1_3, whole genome shotgun sequence, one DNA window encodes the following:
- the LOC131626703 gene encoding uncharacterized mitochondrial protein AtMg01250-like: MIGVSTVSYRFSINGEPSNLMLAKRGIRQGDPISPYLFVLVMEYMSRLLQKMQLNHNLNHHSRCAKLDLTHLTFADDILLFARGERSSVDMMIQTMNTFYKSIELGMNPAKCNVYFGAVEEEVKQSILERQVSMKV; the protein is encoded by the coding sequence ATGATTGGTGTTTCTACTGTCTCTTATAGGTTCAGCATCAATGGTGAGCCTTCCAATCTTATGCTGGCAAAAAGAGGAATAAGGCAAGGGGATCCCATCTCCCCTTACCTTTTTGTGTTGGTCATGGAATATATGAGTAGGCTCCTTCAAAAAATGCAGCTTAACCATAATTTGAACCACCATTCACGATGTGCAAAGCTGGATTTAACTCACCTTACCTTTGCTGATGACATCTTACTTTTTGCTAGGGGAGAAAGGAGTTCTGTTGATATGATGATACAAACTATGAACACCTTCTATAAGTCCATAGAATTGGGAATGAATCCAGCAAAGTGTAATGTCTATTTTGGTGCTGTTGAAGAGGAGGTGAAGCAGAGTATTCTTGAAAGACAGGTTTCAATGAAGGTCTAG